A stretch of Sulfurimonas autotrophica DSM 16294 DNA encodes these proteins:
- a CDS encoding type II secretion system protein GspD: MGSFISLGLILLLISGCATTSVTPAAKKKESIKSATKVIKSFQQYNDEKQNLAPAMILPPVYEEVSVFDGQNITFSAENANLYKVLYSVSKIAGLNLIIDRDVENNIPVTLSVKDANLEDVLSIIMQMSGCYYKLEGNILHVKEYMRKRFNISYVHSNSSFSTKLGGDTLSSATSGGSSGGSSGGSSTQGISGKYSLKYDTPKDANNFYKHLDDNIKLLISKNGKYTLNKFSGVLSVYDKKQNIDAISNLIKDVKKQFNKQVLIEAKILEVTLNKSHQLGINWDVVGKSVFSPGDTLNIQQSLGLTGAVAGTVNYSANNFNALINAIDQNGNIDTISNPRIKVLNGQSAIISSGKLVPYWEKQVDTSQGTSTNNILVTYNRRDVLDGVTMGVTPTVMENGRIMLNVTPISSSIESEKVYHDDQGVSVATAPIINIKEAGTIIYAKNNDLVLIGGLMSTSIKKNKQEVPFLSNLPLVGSLFTQVNNTKEKKELVILLRLKVIE, translated from the coding sequence ATGGGTTCATTTATTTCACTAGGCTTAATATTATTGTTAATAAGCGGATGTGCAACTACATCAGTAACTCCAGCGGCAAAGAAAAAAGAGAGTATAAAATCTGCAACAAAAGTTATAAAAAGTTTTCAGCAATATAATGATGAGAAACAAAATCTTGCTCCTGCTATGATTTTACCTCCTGTATATGAAGAGGTGTCTGTATTTGATGGACAAAACATTACTTTTAGTGCAGAAAATGCAAATTTATATAAAGTTCTTTATTCTGTATCAAAAATAGCAGGGTTGAATCTTATAATAGACAGGGATGTTGAAAATAATATTCCTGTGACACTCTCTGTTAAAGATGCAAACCTCGAAGATGTCTTAAGTATTATTATGCAGATGAGCGGATGCTATTACAAATTAGAAGGCAATATCTTACATGTAAAAGAGTATATGAGAAAAAGATTCAATATATCATATGTGCATTCAAATTCTTCATTTTCAACAAAATTAGGTGGAGATACTTTAAGTTCTGCAACATCAGGCGGTTCTTCAGGCGGTTCTTCCGGTGGTTCTTCTACACAAGGGATTTCGGGAAAATATTCATTGAAATATGATACACCAAAAGATGCAAATAATTTTTATAAACATTTGGATGATAATATTAAGTTGCTAATAAGTAAAAATGGAAAATACACACTCAATAAATTTAGTGGAGTACTCAGTGTTTATGATAAAAAGCAAAATATTGATGCTATATCTAATCTCATAAAAGATGTAAAAAAACAATTTAATAAACAAGTATTAATTGAGGCAAAAATATTAGAAGTAACATTAAATAAATCTCATCAACTGGGGATAAATTGGGATGTTGTCGGTAAAAGTGTTTTTTCACCGGGCGATACATTAAATATACAACAAAGTCTTGGTTTAACAGGTGCTGTCGCCGGAACTGTTAACTATAGTGCAAATAATTTTAACGCGCTTATAAATGCAATAGATCAAAACGGAAATATAGATACAATTTCAAACCCGCGAATAAAAGTCCTCAATGGACAGTCCGCGATTATATCATCGGGGAAATTGGTTCCATATTGGGAAAAACAGGTTGATACATCACAGGGTACATCAACCAACAATATACTCGTAACCTATAATCGTCGTGATGTTCTTGATGGTGTTACTATGGGAGTAACACCCACCGTAATGGAAAACGGAAGGATTATGTTAAATGTGACACCGATTTCATCCAGTATAGAAAGTGAAAAGGTATATCACGATGATCAAGGAGTTTCTGTCGCAACTGCACCAATTATTAACATAAAAGAGGCAGGTACAATTATATATGCAAAAAACAATGACTTGGTTTTAATTGGCGGTTTGATGAGTACAAGTATTAAAAAAAATAAGCAAGAAGTTCCATTTTTATCTAATTTACCGCTAGTCGGTTCTTTATTCACTCAAGTAAACAATACAAAAGAGAAAAAAGAGTTGGTGATTTTATTGAGATTAAAGGTAATTGAGTGA
- a CDS encoding type II secretion system protein: MKKSAFTLVELSIVLVIIGLLVGGSFKVLKIMRDRAQTSRAQDDVQVAKEAVIGNTVQNSNTLPSVTFFNQNLSPIKNNQHQLFYADDTNLENIDVCSFNTTNLKVVTAARTIDNVAFVIASESSNHNMQTAIKDNGDGTFSVKTYDYSTKVDDNTSPVNIIDYYDDIVDWVTLSQLQQEAKCSNNLLRIVNSSLPDTDTLNSASYQAKIVIDGNYSAPTADNCTFSPTNNFSYNNFSITNSGGATAGTVTVDCSVSADGKTVRKKFAITVNQASGTGGGSGGGGFGGFGGFGG, translated from the coding sequence ATGAAAAAATCAGCATTTACACTTGTTGAATTATCAATAGTATTGGTTATTATAGGTTTGCTAGTCGGAGGATCTTTTAAAGTTCTTAAAATTATGCGAGACAGAGCACAAACTTCAAGGGCTCAAGATGATGTGCAGGTTGCAAAAGAAGCTGTAATAGGTAATACTGTTCAAAATAGCAATACACTTCCCTCTGTGACTTTTTTTAATCAAAATCTTTCTCCTATAAAAAACAATCAACATCAGCTTTTTTATGCAGATGATACAAATTTAGAAAATATCGATGTATGCAGTTTCAACACTACAAACTTAAAAGTTGTAACAGCGGCAAGAACTATTGATAATGTTGCTTTTGTTATCGCATCCGAATCATCAAACCACAATATGCAGACAGCAATTAAAGATAATGGAGATGGAACTTTTAGCGTTAAAACTTATGATTATTCTACAAAAGTTGATGATAATACATCCCCTGTAAATATTATTGATTATTATGATGATATTGTAGATTGGGTGACACTTTCCCAATTACAGCAAGAGGCAAAATGCTCAAATAATTTGCTTCGTATTGTGAACTCATCACTTCCAGATACAGATACACTCAATTCTGCTTCTTATCAGGCTAAGATAGTCATAGATGGAAACTATTCAGCACCAACTGCAGATAACTGTACATTTTCACCTACTAATAATTTTTCCTATAATAATTTTTCTATAACGAATTCAGGGGGTGCTACAGCTGGAACTGTGACGGTAGATTGTAGTGTAAGTGCAGATGGGAAAACTGTGAGAAAGAAGTTCGCTATAACAGTTAACCAAGCATCTGGCACAGGTGGCGGTTCTGGTGGCGGTGGTTTTGGCGGTTTTGGCGGTTTTGGCGGTTAA
- a CDS encoding GspE/PulE family protein translates to MAQNKPIGKLLEDAGFINEKQIQVALNVQKSNPMFFGEILQDLDFVTSNEIAEAIAMQNGLEYVDLSTIVPTAEALKLVPHEIAKNKNILPIAVENNTLVVAMQDVNDIMTLDYLKKVSSKQVKLVVANQASIARYSEIYYYQMTNPIEAEIAELVKQTLNNKEIDVPHLVDLILNNAIKDRVTDIHITPENSAIHVFYRIDGVLRHYFSLPKKLHSQIVARIKITCNLDISEQRKPQDGSFSYTFLNEDFDLRVSTLPTNYGENIVMRLLGKGTSLFSLAHLGLTAQNSKKVENYFSKPYGIVLIVGPTGSGKTTTLYSALRKVNSLEKNVMTIEDPIEYKFTFIKQTQLHEKAGYTFDAAIRAFMRQDPDVMLVGEIRDPQTAELAVRASITGHLVLSTLHTNDAIGTIPRLIDLKIPPYLIGSGLLGVIAQRLVRKLCHYCKKELDINKKELIEMGVPETIINEYSDYKVYEAVGCQQCKYTGYNGREVVVEILDVDKEIESLITEEASTLELLKVAKHKGMHTMKEDGYIKVLQGITSFSEIDRVID, encoded by the coding sequence ATGGCACAAAATAAACCAATAGGAAAACTTTTAGAAGATGCTGGTTTTATTAATGAAAAACAGATTCAGGTTGCTCTGAATGTTCAAAAATCAAACCCAATGTTTTTTGGAGAGATTCTTCAGGATTTGGATTTTGTAACTTCCAATGAAATTGCAGAAGCTATTGCTATGCAAAACGGACTTGAGTATGTAGATCTCTCAACAATAGTTCCAACTGCAGAAGCTCTAAAACTGGTACCACATGAAATTGCTAAAAATAAAAATATTTTGCCAATTGCTGTAGAAAACAATACTTTAGTAGTTGCTATGCAAGATGTTAATGATATTATGACACTTGATTATTTAAAAAAAGTATCATCAAAACAGGTTAAATTAGTTGTAGCAAATCAAGCTTCGATTGCAAGATATAGCGAAATTTACTATTATCAAATGACTAATCCGATTGAAGCTGAAATAGCAGAACTAGTTAAACAAACTTTGAATAACAAGGAAATAGATGTACCTCATTTGGTTGACTTGATTTTAAATAATGCAATTAAAGACAGAGTTACAGATATTCATATAACACCGGAAAATTCCGCTATACATGTATTTTACCGTATAGACGGTGTTTTGAGACATTATTTTTCACTGCCGAAAAAATTACATTCACAAATTGTAGCACGTATAAAGATTACATGTAATCTAGATATTTCAGAGCAGAGAAAACCGCAAGATGGTTCTTTCAGCTACACTTTTTTAAATGAAGATTTTGATTTAAGGGTGTCGACACTGCCGACAAATTATGGCGAAAATATTGTTATGAGACTTTTGGGAAAAGGGACATCTCTTTTTAGTCTGGCTCATTTGGGGTTAACAGCACAAAACAGTAAAAAAGTTGAGAATTATTTTTCAAAACCTTATGGTATTGTTCTTATTGTAGGACCGACGGGAAGCGGGAAAACAACAACGCTCTATTCGGCACTTCGAAAAGTGAACTCTTTGGAAAAGAATGTAATGACCATTGAAGATCCGATAGAGTATAAATTTACTTTTATAAAACAGACGCAGCTTCATGAAAAGGCAGGCTATACTTTCGATGCGGCTATTCGTGCTTTTATGCGACAAGATCCAGATGTAATGCTTGTTGGTGAAATACGTGATCCGCAAACTGCAGAGTTGGCTGTAAGAGCTTCAATTACAGGGCACTTGGTTCTTTCAACTTTACATACAAATGATGCTATTGGTACGATACCAAGATTGATTGATTTAAAGATTCCGCCATATCTTATTGGATCTGGTTTATTAGGAGTGATTGCACAAAGATTAGTAAGAAAACTTTGCCATTACTGTAAAAAAGAGCTTGATATAAATAAGAAAGAGCTTATAGAAATGGGTGTTCCTGAAACAATTATAAATGAGTATTCCGATTATAAAGTTTATGAAGCTGTAGGCTGTCAACAGTGTAAATATACTGGTTATAACGGACGTGAAGTAGTTGTTGAAATATTAGATGTAGATAAAGAGATAGAGTCTCTCATAACAGAAGAAGCAAGTACATTAGAACTACTTAAAGTTGCAAAACATAAGGGAATGCACACCATGAAAGAAGACGGCTATATCAAAGTTTTACAGGGGATAACTTCTTTTTCAGAGATTGATAGGGTTATTGATTGA
- a CDS encoding type II secretion system F family protein yields the protein MYFFVKFITKDGKTGFDFIESQSYTTLLKKLQQDQAIPVDIKVLPAFISKIIPKGQGKVSPDEVVELMESLHLVIKSGLPLYEGLQELAKESDNKRFRDMMLYIANAINNGQSLSTAFEAYKNVIGTIILNLIKIGEETGQLEVTLKRAAEFLKRTITLKKKAKGALIYPTFAFVAVLGAMLVWMIYVLPQMLDLFKSMDIKLPALTLGIIAVSNFLSAYWMYMIASIVIFIVGFKILHKKYQKVRLFTDKMILKIPVVKEIISGFNIAFISEYLRLALVSGVPIFNALQSLTDNLKNEVFKQALSVSTGEVSKGSQISSAFSKTGIFTPFTVRMIGVGESSGSLDSQLDLIAEHYYERVNYYAENIGKVIEPIVLIFVGGFMALVIAGLLGPMYDLISQIK from the coding sequence ATGTATTTTTTTGTAAAATTTATTACAAAAGATGGAAAAACAGGTTTTGATTTTATAGAGTCACAAAGCTATACTACACTTTTAAAAAAGCTTCAGCAAGACCAGGCTATACCTGTTGATATCAAAGTACTTCCCGCTTTTATATCCAAAATAATCCCAAAGGGACAGGGCAAAGTGTCACCAGATGAAGTGGTGGAACTTATGGAGAGTTTGCATCTTGTTATAAAATCAGGATTGCCACTGTATGAAGGTTTGCAAGAGTTGGCAAAAGAGAGTGATAATAAACGTTTTAGAGATATGATGCTTTATATTGCAAATGCTATTAACAATGGACAGTCGCTCTCAACTGCTTTTGAAGCATATAAAAATGTAATAGGTACAATAATTTTAAATCTTATTAAAATAGGTGAAGAGACGGGTCAATTAGAAGTAACTCTCAAAAGAGCAGCTGAGTTTTTAAAAAGAACCATTACTTTAAAGAAAAAGGCAAAAGGGGCTCTTATTTATCCGACATTTGCATTTGTAGCAGTATTAGGTGCTATGCTTGTATGGATGATATATGTACTTCCTCAAATGTTGGATCTTTTTAAAAGTATGGATATAAAACTACCCGCATTAACACTTGGTATTATTGCAGTATCAAATTTTTTATCAGCATATTGGATGTATATGATTGCTTCGATTGTAATTTTTATAGTAGGATTTAAAATATTACATAAAAAATATCAAAAAGTAAGACTTTTTACAGATAAAATGATTTTAAAAATACCGGTTGTAAAAGAAATTATATCCGGTTTTAATATTGCCTTTATTTCTGAATATCTTCGTCTAGCACTTGTATCTGGTGTACCAATATTTAATGCATTACAATCATTAACAGATAATTTGAAGAATGAAGTATTTAAACAGGCATTAAGTGTCTCGACAGGGGAAGTAAGTAAAGGTTCTCAAATTTCTTCTGCTTTTTCAAAAACAGGTATTTTCACACCATTTACAGTAAGAATGATAGGGGTCGGAGAGTCTTCAGGAAGTTTGGACTCACAACTGGATTTGATTGCTGAACATTACTATGAGAGAGTGAATTACTATGCTGAAAATATAGGTAAAGTGATAGAGCCTATTGTGTTAATTTTTGTGGGTGGTTTTATGGCTCTTGTTATTGCCGGATTATTGGGGCCTATGTATGATCTGATATCACAAATAAAATAA
- a CDS encoding prepilin-type N-terminal cleavage/methylation domain-containing protein: MKRSGFTLIELSIVLIIIGLIIGAVMKGKDLINSADQKKIYNTWVNQWQVTFNTYQDRTGGVLGDGIINGGTATDPNGQCDNVRLDTTTSVQNKLKAIGLDIPVSNIATSNGGAYKIKGKYTTSTATAYLYWLYSHTDGTYKNRLYITGMPTDVAIAFDTMTDGAINPSAGSFRRYADTSTGTDGTSNTWPDASVTKTVNVSLEL; the protein is encoded by the coding sequence ATGAAAAGAAGTGGTTTTACTCTTATAGAGTTGTCAATTGTACTGATTATTATCGGTTTAATTATAGGCGCAGTGATGAAGGGTAAGGATTTGATTAACAGTGCAGATCAAAAGAAAATATACAATACCTGGGTTAATCAGTGGCAGGTTACATTTAATACATATCAAGACAGAACAGGTGGCGTTTTGGGTGATGGTATTATAAATGGCGGAACCGCTACAGATCCGAATGGACAATGTGATAATGTTAGATTAGATACTACAACGAGTGTGCAAAATAAACTTAAAGCTATTGGGCTAGACATACCGGTAAGTAATATAGCTACATCAAATGGTGGAGCGTATAAAATAAAAGGTAAGTATACCACTTCAACTGCAACAGCTTATTTATATTGGTTATACAGTCATACAGATGGAACATATAAAAACAGACTCTATATTACTGGTATGCCAACAGATGTTGCAATTGCATTTGATACAATGACAGATGGTGCGATAAATCCGAGTGCAGGTTCATTTAGAAGATACGCAGATACATCAACAGGTACTGATGGCACGTCTAATACTTGGCCGGATGCTTCTGTTACTAAAACTGTTAATGTGTCATTAGAATTATAA
- a CDS encoding YgaP family membrane protein, with amino-acid sequence MCINVGKADRIIRVVLGLGLIAYGLLAQNYIVAGIGVIPLLTAVFGFCPFYPLFKLNTGCKKD; translated from the coding sequence ATGTGTATCAATGTAGGAAAAGCTGATAGAATTATCAGAGTAGTTTTAGGGTTAGGTTTAATCGCCTATGGTTTATTAGCACAAAATTATATAGTAGCAGGCATCGGTGTAATACCGCTTTTAACAGCGGTATTCGGGTTTTGTCCGTTTTATCCGTTGTTTAAATTAAACACGGGATGCAAAAAAGATTAA
- a CDS encoding Crp/Fnr family transcriptional regulator encodes MNLENFPFYKELEPQAKNFLQMHLKPVSVPKDSILFFQGDICDGILFLTSGEVRLYIQSDNADEITLYHLNPGEQCIVNTASTLSQTEAIGSAVTLCDVEGYILDMHSVKELAHNSDVYQRYLFSIYTLRMGNLIKLINDIKFKNLDQRIIDWLQNKNEKEIKTTHEAIANELGSTREVISKILKSLENDGMVKLGRGSITLM; translated from the coding sequence ATGAATTTAGAAAACTTTCCATTCTATAAAGAACTCGAACCGCAGGCAAAAAATTTCTTGCAAATGCATTTAAAACCTGTAAGCGTGCCAAAAGATTCCATACTCTTTTTTCAAGGGGATATTTGTGACGGCATACTCTTTTTGACATCCGGCGAAGTCCGCCTTTATATTCAATCTGATAATGCAGATGAAATAACCCTCTATCACCTTAATCCCGGTGAACAGTGCATTGTCAATACCGCTTCAACACTGAGCCAGACCGAAGCTATAGGCTCGGCTGTAACACTTTGTGACGTTGAAGGCTATATACTTGATATGCACAGTGTAAAAGAGCTAGCTCATAATTCTGATGTTTATCAAAGATATCTTTTTTCTATTTATACGCTCCGCATGGGGAATCTGATAAAACTCATAAATGACATCAAATTCAAGAACCTTGACCAGAGAATTATAGACTGGCTTCAAAATAAAAATGAAAAAGAGATCAAGACAACACATGAAGCTATTGCCAATGAACTCGGCAGCACACGTGAAGTGATATCAAAGATACTTAAAAGTCTGGAAAATGACGGCATGGTTAAACTTGGACGAGGCAGCATTACGCTTATGTAA
- a CDS encoding ArsR/SmtB family transcription factor yields MEKLVTLAKILSDSNRLRIVALMHREKELCVCEICDTLELSQPLVSRHLKQMREASLVQTKQSGKWIIYSLHENKTLECLLETIKKDIQKLPKIIACAAQEKE; encoded by the coding sequence ATGGAAAAATTAGTTACTTTGGCAAAAATACTCTCAGATAGTAACCGTCTGAGAATCGTAGCACTGATGCACAGAGAAAAAGAACTCTGTGTTTGCGAGATATGTGACACTTTAGAACTTTCACAGCCTTTAGTTTCACGCCATCTTAAACAGATGCGTGAAGCGAGTCTGGTTCAAACAAAACAAAGTGGTAAATGGATAATATACTCGCTACATGAAAATAAAACTTTAGAGTGTCTGTTAGAAACAATAAAAAAAGATATACAAAAACTGCCAAAAATAATAGCATGTGCAGCACAAGAGAAGGAATAA
- a CDS encoding c-type cytochrome: protein MKKLLLVFILGFVSLQANSGEEVYKAKCASCHAMKGMMDETQMKEMRQKMQNASKEEKMAMRQKMMQKMQKSDMKAPPMPMVSKRLKMMLKSREEFITFVDDYIQNPSQKKGFCMPMAYKRFGTMPPIGKSLSKEERTAVASWLYDNFKGSWGGSMGGKMCEMKNKNMKCGAGKCGAVKIQTH from the coding sequence ATGAAAAAGTTACTACTTGTATTTATTTTAGGCTTTGTATCACTGCAGGCAAATTCCGGTGAAGAAGTTTATAAAGCAAAATGTGCATCGTGTCATGCTATGAAAGGAATGATGGATGAAACTCAGATGAAAGAAATGCGTCAAAAAATGCAAAATGCTTCAAAAGAAGAGAAAATGGCAATGCGCCAAAAGATGATGCAAAAAATGCAAAAAAGTGATATGAAAGCGCCGCCGATGCCAATGGTCTCAAAACGTTTAAAGATGATGCTTAAATCTCGTGAAGAGTTCATTACATTTGTTGATGATTATATTCAAAACCCTTCACAAAAGAAAGGATTTTGTATGCCGATGGCATATAAACGTTTTGGAACGATGCCACCGATTGGTAAGAGCTTAAGCAAAGAAGAAAGAACGGCTGTTGCTTCATGGTTGTATGATAATTTTAAAGGCTCTTGGGGTGGCTCAATGGGCGGTAAAATGTGTGAAATGAAAAATAAAAATATGAAGTGCGGTGCAGGAAAATGCGGTGCCGTAAAAATTCAAACACACTAG